TCCCATTGAAATAACGGTAATTTCTGTCCCTTCGATTCTTTCTTTAAGTCTGACAGCTTCTTCTACTGCATACAGATCTAATGGGTTTAATTCAGATTCCATAGCGCTTCTAACCATTGTCCCCGTTTTTTCATCCATCTTTACCTTGTCTGTTGCCGGAACCTGCTTTACAAGCACTGCAATTCTCATATTCTACCTCCATATTTATTTTCTTAATCTTTCAAACCATTCAAATTTTAGTATTTTATATTCAAAATTTAGTTTTTACAATAGAGTAAAATAGGTAATTTCGATATAGAATTGGCGATAGGATTGAAGGAATGAGCCTTAATAAAAAAACCCGTTGTTTTTAAAACTCCATAATCTGTGGTAAAATTCTTTTTGTGAAAATTAAAGAAAAACCACTTTATAAGAAAGAGGAAGTTGGCAATAGCATCACACACGGCGTTGGGATAGCGCTGAGTATTGCGGGTCTAGTGTTGCTCGTAATTAAAGGTGTAAGGTCTCATAATCCTACCAAACTTCTGTCATTTATTGTCTTTGGAATTACACTTACACTTCTTTATACTGCTTCAACACTTTACCACTCGCTTTATATCAATGTAAAAAGTGAAAAACTAAAAAGGATTTTGCGTCTTTTAGACCACTCAGCAATCTACCTTCTCATAGCAGGCACTTATACTCCTTTTGCCCTCATTTCAATTGGTGGAACTTTAGGAAGAAACATATTTATTTTAGTCTGGGTGCTTGCAATAATAGGGATTGTCTTAAAGGTCTTCTTTGTGGGGAAATACTCCGTGCTTTTTACTACTACATATTTAATAATGGGATATTTAATACTTTTCGCATGGAAAACCCTTGTTAGAAATCTTCCCAAAGGTGCTTTAATCCTTCTTGTTCTGGGAGGATTGACCTACACAATAGGAGTATTTTTCTACGCCTTCCAAAGATATCGATACAATCACTTCATTTGGCACTTCTTTGTCCTTGGCGGTAGTATCCTTCACTATCTTGCAGTCTTGCTATATCTTTAGTTTGTCTATTTTTGTGCTTGACTAATTCTTTTTGTGGGTTAAAATAGTACACAATGGACAAGATACACTACTACGACGGTGAAATATACAGGATGTTAATAGACCCAAATCTTTCAGGGTTAAGGCAGAAGATACTTAATAATATTAAGGGATGTAATAAATTCATCGACATTGGTTGCGGAACCGGTGCACTTGTAATGGAAGCAAGTTCGGTATGTGAGTTTGCAGTTGGTGTTGACCTTTCTTCAAAGATGATAGACCTTGCAAACAAGGTAAAAAACGAAAGAAAGCTCAAAAATGTTGATTTTTTCCACGGTGGTGTTGATGTCCTCAATAACTTTAAAGACAAAGAGTTCGACTTTGCGTCATTTTCTATGTCCTTACACGAAATGGAAGAGGAAGAA
This genomic window from Caldisericum sp. contains:
- a CDS encoding hemolysin III family protein; the protein is MKIKEKPLYKKEEVGNSITHGVGIALSIAGLVLLVIKGVRSHNPTKLLSFIVFGITLTLLYTASTLYHSLYINVKSEKLKRILRLLDHSAIYLLIAGTYTPFALISIGGTLGRNIFILVWVLAIIGIVLKVFFVGKYSVLFTTTYLIMGYLILFAWKTLVRNLPKGALILLVLGGLTYTIGVFFYAFQRYRYNHFIWHFFVLGGSILHYLAVLLYL
- a CDS encoding class I SAM-dependent methyltransferase, whose translation is MDKIHYYDGEIYRMLIDPNLSGLRQKILNNIKGCNKFIDIGCGTGALVMEASSVCEFAVGVDLSSKMIDLANKVKNERKLKNVDFFHGGVDVLNNFKDKEFDFASFSMSLHEMEEEERIVLLNEALRIANRVIIADYLIPAQTLSSDLGVVFVEFIAGINHFKNYLNFRRHGGIKYLVKKTNANVISTEFYSTIFEIVVLSK